In Paenibacillus stellifer, the DNA window GAAGACGAAGCTGCAATCGTAAGATTAATTTTTGATTTATTTACACAGCCCAATACATTGGTTCAAGGTTTAAATGGTATCGCACTATATTTAACTAGCAAAGGTGTACCTACCAAACGAGGAGCTCCAGTATGGCATCGTCAAGTCGTTAGACAAATCATAATGAATCGAGCCTATATTGGCGAGTTTTATCAGAATCGTTGGAATACCGAAGGAATGCTTGGCAACAAGCATAGAAAAGATGAGGAAAAGGTTCCAATGAGGGAGAGGCCAAAGAGTGATTGGATCCTGATACCTTGCCCCCCCATTATTGAAGAGGCCCAGTTTGAACACGCCCAGAGACTGCTTTCCGAATCACGTCGAAGATGGGCACAGAAGAGTAAGCATCCATATTTATTAAGTGGCTTGCTTAGATGCGGAGACTGCGGCAATACAATGACTGGGCGATTATCAAATAATTGGGGCAAAAAGGTCCCTGAATATACAGATATTAAAAATACAGCCGGTGCAAAACAAAAAGGCTGTGGTAGAAGAATTAAAGCCCAGATGATCGAAGATCAAGTATGGGAGCAAGTCGCTGGTTGGTTAAATAATCCTGACGAAATTGCCGCGGCGTTGCAGCAGGAGAAAACAAAAGAGCCTTTTGAAGCTGGAGAAATAGCTAGGCTTGAAAAGGAAATCGAAAAAACAAAAAACGCCCGAAAAAAATTAATCAAGTTATTTGCAGCCAGTGAAGACGGTATTGGGGAAGAGGAAATCCGGCAGGAATTGAAGGAGTTAACTCAGAAAGAGGAAGCTCTGAATAACCAACTAGCCGAGTTATCGGATATGGTGAATTCTACACAGAACAATGAGTTTAACATTAACGTCCTAATGGAAGCCGTTCAGTATTATCTGTCAAAAGGGCAAGACGAACTATCGTTTGAAGAGAAGCGGGATTTAATCCGGCAGGTTGTAAGGGAAATACGGGTGTATGAGGATTCGGTTGAGATTTTTACGTTTTAATATTGGACTAATCTTGATTCGGGGACAAACCAAGTGTGCCTGGGAGGATGTATGGATAGTAATTTGGAACAACGGCTTGCTCAGGCTTTTAAAGAAATTGAATCGTTACGATTAGAAAACCAACAATTAAGACTTCAGTTGTCTAAATATTCGGAGCTTGATGATTTCAAAGAGAGTACTCCCACTAATGAAATCACTACTGATCAGGAACAGCCTCCCGTAGGCCAGGTCCACCTCCAATCGAGTCCAGAGGACAAGATAGCTCTATTTCGTTCTCTTTTTCGAGGGAGGGAGGACGTATATCCAGTAAGATGGACAAGCAAAACTGGAAAATCGGGATATTCGCCTGTTTGTAAGAATGATCGCTCACCTGTTTGTAATAAGCCTCGGATTAAATGTTCGGATTGTTCTTATCAAGCTTTCGAAATGTTATCGGATGATATCTATGCCCGCCATCTGAATGCAAAGATAAACCGTACAATAGGTGTTTATCCCATGCTAAAAGATGAAACCTGCTGGTTTCTTGCTATAGACTTTGACAAACGCAATTGGAAACAAGATGCCGCTGTTGTAATGGAAACTTGTAAGGCACATCATATTCCTTCAGCTCTTGAACGCTCGCGTTCGGGAAACGGGGGACATGTCTGGTTGTTCTTTGATCAGCCGATAGAGGCGAGTCTCGCCAGAAAATTGGGAAGCGCGATATTAACCAAAACAAGGGAGCGCCATTATCAGCTCTCTTTAGACTCCTACGATCGATTATTTCCAAACCAAGACACGCTGCCTAAAGGCGGGTTTGGAAATTTGATTGCTTTGCCTCTGCAGGGCGGTCCTCGGATGGATGGGAACAGTGTCTTTGTCGATGAACGTTTTCAGCCGTATGAAGATCAATGGAGCTTTCTATCGGGGCTCGAAAAAATTTCCTTGGGTCAAGCTCAAAGGCTAGTCTTTGAGTTGACGAAAGGGGAATCCCCGCTGGGCGTAAACGTATGGAACGAATCGGATGACGAGAATGGTGAGCGACCTTGGTTAGATCGTGGGACGAACATACAATCATCAGAAATAGGACAACTCCCTGACCAGGTTCACGTCGTTCTTTCCAACATGATCTATATCGAAAAAAATGGGCTTCCTTCAGTATTCATACAGAAGCTGCAAGCTTTGGCCATGTTTCAAAATCCGGATTTCTATAAGACGCAAGCCATGAGATTGCCGACTTATGGCAAGCCTCGTGTCATCGGCTGTTATGAGGATTATGACAAGTATCTTGCAATTCCTAGAGGTTGTCATGGGAAGATGCTGGATTTAATGAAAATGCACCAGGTTGAACTGTTTGTATCGGACGAACGTAATCCTGGTTGTCCGATTGATGTTAGCTTCAGTGGAACACTTTCCATGCTTCAGGATGGTACTGCAAGATCTATGCTTGCTAATGAAACGGGAATCTTATCGGCCACAACCGCGTTTGGCAAGACCGTCGTTGCAGCTTCTATTATCGCCTCCAGAAAAATAAACACATTGGTACTTGTTCACAGAAGAGAGCTCATGGATCAGTGGAGAGAACGACTTGATGCTTTTTTGAATATAGACAAGAAGAATATTGGCATCATCGGCGGAGGCAAGGACAAACGAACTGGAATCGTTGATATCGCGATTATACCAAGCTTGAACTATAAAGGCGCCATTAAGGAATATATTGAGGAATACGGCCAAATCATTGTAGATGAATGTCACCATGTTTCGGCTTTTAGCTTTGAGCAGGTGTTGAAAAAAGCTAAGGCCAAATATGTTCTGGGTCTAACTGCAACCCCATCCAGGAAGGATGGACATCAACCGATCGTTCTCATGCAATGCGGTCCGATTCGCGTGTCTATAGACGCGAAGTCGCAGGCTCAAGCTCGGGGGTTGGAACAAAAAGTGATTCCGCGTTATACCAGTTTCCGTACACCGCAGGATTTACCTTCACCTGGTATTCAAGAGATCTATAAACTATTGGTCGAAGATGAAGAACGAAACAACATGATTTTCGATGATTTACTTAAGGCGTTGGATCAAGGGCGTTCACCAATCCTTTTGACGGAACGTACCGCTCATGTGGAGTACTTTGAAAATCGCCTGAAGCATTTTGCCAAGAATGTGGTTGTTCTTCGAGGTGGTATGGGGAAAAAGCAAAGGGAAGCTCTAAGGGAACAAATTGGTTCCATATCCGATTCCGAAGAAAGGGTATTTATTGCAACCGGAAAGCTGATCGGAGAGGGCTTTGACGATGCGCGGCTTGATACGTTATTCCTGGTCCATCCCATCTCTTGGAGAGGGACGCTTCAGCAATATGCTGGACGTCTCCATCGTACCCATCACAATAAACAAGATGTGCAGATTTATGATTATGTAGACTTACAGGTGCCGATGCTTATGGCTATGTACAAGAAACGTGTTAAGGGCTATGCAGCAATGGGATATCACGGAATGAACTTATAAAATGCTCTATATGTACTGAAGCGATTGCTCCCGTAGTGGGGTTATTATTCGATCATGAGCTTAGCTGTTTGCGTAAAGGTCCTTATGTTATAATTTTAGGCATAGATATTTGGGGCTATTTCCTGAATAATACAATTGTAATCAGGCGGTGATTCATGTGAACCGGATGCAGGACATAAATAAATACATTAAACTTACAGGCGATCGAGCGAAATTAGATGCAAAAGCGAATGGCACATACATTGTGTATAAGACAAGTGATGGTCATATGGTTAGAGAGTACAGCAATGGGGATATAGAACGTATCGAGGTTTCGGAGCTCTCCAATGAATAGTCCTATTGCTACGATGTTTGTGTTTGCTGGAAACAACGGCAGTGGCAAAAGCACAATTCGAAATCTCATTGTGGATCGCATTGGTGTTAGTATAAATATTGATGCTGATGCACTTGCACGCGCCATTGATGCTGAACAACCCGAGCGACATAAAGTGAGTGCTGGGAAAGAAGCGATTAAGATTGTACGAGATTGTATTCGAAACAAACGGGATTTTTCAATTGAGACGACGCTGGCTGGCGGCAACGTCATTCGTCAAATGCGTGAAGCGAAGGAAAATAGCTTCGAGGTGGTAATGTTCTATGTTGGACTAGGCGATTATCGATTGAATATGGAAAGGGTTGCCGCCCGGGTGAAAAACGGCGGACATCATATTCCATCCGAAGATATCATAAGGCGACACCATACCTCCATAGAGAATTTACTTGCTCATCTTGATCTCATCGATTATTTAGTTCTGATCGATAATAGTGAATCCGATGGCAAGATCGTCATGGAAGCCGACCAAAAACGTGTTATTTATCGAGCTGCTGAGCTGCCTGAGTGGGTAAGGATAATTGAGAAGCTCCTGGATTAGATTTAGTTCATGGCCGTATAGATGAGTGTAAAACTTTTATGATCACTAATGACATTAGAACCGAGATCCTCATGCATCTTCGTTCGCTTAAGAAGACCCGCAAGGATGTGTCGCTCCACGATCCGATCGGGACGGATAAAGAAGGCAACGAGATTACGCTGATTGATATCCTTGGCTCGGATACGGACGATGTCATCAAGGAAGTGGATCTCAAGATCGAGAAGAGCAAGATCTACCGCAATCTCGACATCCTGGACGACCGGGAAAAAGAGGTGGTGGTCGGCCGCTTCGGCCTGGACACCGGCGGGGAGGAGCGGACGCAGCGGGAGATTGCCAAGGAGCTGGGGATTTCGCGGAGCTACGTGTCCCGGATTGAGAAAAGGGCGCTCATGAAGCTGTATCATGAGTTTTATAAGACGAAGCGGTGAACTCAAAACAATAGAGCATTTAGAAAGCGACTTGTCTGCGGATGAGTTGCTTTTTTCCGTAATAAAGATAACCGTCTAGCAATTTGAAATGTGATATAATGACGTCGCTGTTGCAAGGTACAATCTAAATATGAAAATAGGATGTATAAAATGAAGGGATATATTCATAGCATCGAAAAACGACGATTGTTTATTATGGTTATCGGCAATGTATTTCTGGGTATGGGAATCAGTATTTTTAAGCTGTCGGGCATGGGGAATGATCCCTTCAGCGGTATGGTAATGGCACTTGCAGAGAGAATCGGTATGACCTATGCAAATTTTCTGATTCTGCTGAACCTGGCATTGTTTGTAATCGAATTCATAACGGGACGAAAGTTTATTGGAGCCGGGACTTTTGTAAACGCTATTTTATTGGGTTATATCGCTACTTTCTTTCATAGTACTTGGCTATCTCTGTTCGGCGAACCACAACTGATATGGCAGCGGGTTGTCATCGTGGCGATTGGCGTGGTCGTATGCAGTTTTGGGGTATCCCTCTATCAGACATCGGATGTGGGAGTGGCTCCCTATGACAGCCTTTCCCTGATTATGAGAGACAACTTCCCTAAAGTATCTTATTTTTGGCACCGGATGTTTACAGATGCTCTTTGTGCTTTGATTTGCTTCCTGGCAGGAGGCATTATTGGTTTAGGAACTCTGGTGTCCGCATTTGGTCTGGGGCCTATCATTCATTTTTTTGATGTGAATTTTACGGAGAAGCTTCTGGCAAAAAGGCCTCCAAATCAAAGCAACTTGGAAAACCTATGATTAAATGGCGCTTTTTGTATTTCGAAAGTGGAACGTAATTTCCAAATGGACGTACTGTATTTTATGCACGCATAGCTTGTTAACAGCAGGGAATCGTTGTTTGTTAACGGAGGTGTTCGTTTGTCTAATTATTTGAGATTCGTTGTTATCTTCAGTCTAGTTTTTGTACTGGCATCCTGCTCAGGCAATAGTGCCAACATTGTTGAGGATACGCCACTGCCGAAGGAGAGTGAAACCGTCCATAAGGATACTTTTGAAGAAAAACTTGATCAGTATATGTCCAAGAACTACTCGGGATCTGTGCTTCTTGTCAAAGATAACAAGGTTATCACTGCCAAGGGATACAACATGGCGGACTATAGTCATAACCTGCCTAACGGACCGGACACTATCCATCAAATCGGTTCACTTACCAAAGCGTTTACCGCTGCAGCTATTTTACAGCTTCAAGAGGCCGGTAAGCTGAGCATCAACGACCCCGTACATAAATACATTAAGGACTATCCTAATGATAAGGTCACACTGTACCACTTGTTAACCCACACGTCCGGGATACCCAATTACACCGCCTTTCCGGATTTCCTGAATGCCATGAACATCCGTGTGAGCGTTGACGAGCTAATCGCCAAATTCAAAGACAAGCCACTGGAATTTGAGCCGGGAAGCCGATATTCCTACAGTAATTCCGGGTATGTGCTGCTCGGAGCCGTGATTGAACAAGTGAGCGGACAGTCGTATGGTGACTATTTGAATGAGCATATTTTTAAACCTCTGGGCATGATAAGATCAGGTTACTTAACCAAAAACCTTATCCATACCGATGTCGCTGAGGGATATTCACTTCTTACCCCCGACAAGTTTGAGACAGCCCGTCCTATAGATATAACCGTCGCTTATTCAGCTGGCGGGATATATTCCACCGTACAAGATCTTTATAAATGGCTTCAAGGGCTTGAAAATGGAACCGTCATCAGCAAGACATCCTGGGAGTTGATGCGTAAACCGAATCTGTCTGAATACGCATTGGGATGGGTAATCTCTGATCCAAATGGAATGGTGTACACCCATGATGGGGGAATCAATGGTTTCTCTTCTGAGATTTGGAGAGATATGTCTGATGGGACTGCAGTCATTCTGCTCAGCAATGCAGAGGGAATCAACTTTGGGCATATGAGAGATGTGCTGGTACGCCTGCTTGATACGAAGGAATAGGTCTTGGTGAAAGGCGGGGCAGATCAATCTGCCTCGCCTTTACTGTGGTGCGCCCGGCATGGGCGATAACTCGGCGGTGAAAGTCCGCTACGGGCTTGGCAGTAGGAACTGTTAGCTGAAGGCAAGGGTGTCCGCCGCGAGGCGGAATCTGAAGGAAGCTGGAGGCAAACCCTCGGTCTGACGAACAGAAATCACATATAAGGCATGATGGGACGGACGAGCTTGCCACACAAAGCAAAGTCCAATACTGCCCGAATCCCATGATGTAAATGTGGCAGATAGATGAGGGGAAAGTTATCGCTCTTACCCGGGGAGATCTCACAGACGGGGAGTAGGAGAAAAAAAAAAATCCGAAACACGGAGTAAAGCTTGTTGTGAGAGGTCAGCAGACGCCATAGTACGCCTGTTGCGTCAGCGGCAAGCGGAAGGGCTGAACAATCGTAAGTCTCGAGTACAGACTGGAAGGAGAACCGGTGCGATGAAAGCAGAATACCGAAAGGGCTGCCCTCAAAGGGATAGTGTGGAACACGAAGAGTATGCGGGAGTGCGGAGTGCCGGAGCTCGGGAAGGTAAAGAAAGAGACGGTGCAAACGATCTGATGGAACGCATCCTGGACAGAGATAATCTGAACCGGGCGTACAAACAGGTCAAAAGTAATCACGGAGCGCCCGGGATCGATGGGATGACCGTAGAGGCGGCGCTTCCGTGGCTGCGGGAAAACAGAGATGAACTGCTGCAAAGCATCCGGGAAGGGAAATACAAACCAAGCCCGGTGCGGCGCAAGGAAATCCCCAAACCAGATGGAAGCGGAGTGAGAAAGCTCGGCATCCCGACCGTCGTAGATCGGGTAATCCAGCAAGCGATCTCCCAGCAACTGCAACCGTTATTCGAGCCACTTTTCTCGGATGGAAGCTATGGCTACCGCCGGGGTCGAAGTGCGCAACAGGCCATTCGGAAAGTCAAAACGTACGCCGAGCAGGGCTATGGACAAGCGGTTGAAATCGATCTGTCGAAATACTTTGACACGTTGAACCATGAGCTTCTTTTGAACTTGCTGCGCAAACAGATCGAGGATAAACGCGTCATCGACCTGATCAAAAAGTACCTGAAAAGCGGAGTCATGGAAAACGGGGTACGACGCGCAACGGAGGAAGGATCGCCGCAAGGCGGGCCGCTGTCTCCGCTTTTGTCAAATGTCTATCTGAACGAATTCGATCAGGAGATGGAGAGCCGAGGCGTGAGGGTCATCCGCTATGCGGACGACATTGTCGTGCTGGCGAAGAGCAAACGAGCAGCCATGCGACTGCTGGAATCCAGCCGGACGTACTTGGAGCAGAAGCTAAAACTTCAAATGAACCCGCAGAAGAGTAAGGTCGTCAGCGTCGTGGCGCAGAAACACTTTAAATTCCTCGGCTATGCGCTGGGAAAGAACGGGAACGGTGTGTACATTCGCACCCATCCGCAATCTCTCGCTAAAGCAAAGAGGAAACTGAAAGAGCTCACGAATCGAAGACAAGGCAGGAGTGCAAGAGAGGTAATGGAGAACGTAAAAGTCTACATTCGCGGCTGGTTGGGTCACTTCTACGTAGCCGACATGAAGCGAATCCTGCAAAACTGGAATGAATGGCTGCGAAGGCGGATGCGCATGTACATCTGGAAGCAATGGAAGAAGCCAAGAACGAAGGTACAAAATCTGCGAAAGCTGGGGATACCGGAGTGGCAGGCTTACCAATGGGGAAATACAAGGCGGGGCTACTGGCGAATAGCCAGAAGCGCAGTATTGAATCGCTCTGTAACAAACGAAAGGCTCGTACAGGCAGGGTATTATGACTTCCCTGCCCAGTACGAGCGCTTGCGTCAATTGCACTCAAACGGTTGAACCGCCGTATACCGAACGGTACGTACGGTGGTGTGGAAGGTCGGCTACTCAATTAATGGGTAGCCTCCTATCCGATTATTGAAAGTCCACTACTAATGAGCGGATGGAATTTGTATTTTATGGATTTTATGAATATCTTCCGTACCGCTATCCAAGGCGGTTTTGTAATAATGACATTTATGTTCGATGACTTCCATCGTTTTTTTAACTCTTCCATCTGTGCTTCTACGGAAGCTTTCCGCTCCAGGAACATGTCATATCTTTGCTGCAAGGTGGAATCTCCCTCAGAGCACCACTCAATGAAATGTTTAATTTCCTTAATCGGCATCCCGGATGACTTCAGGCATTCAATTATTTTTAAAGCGTCTATATCCGATTCCTTGAAAACGCGTTTCCCGCTAGGTGTTCTTTCTATAAAAGGCATAAGTCCTTCCTTGTCATAGTAACGCAGAGTATGTGGTGTCAGATTAAAGTGTTCTGCAACTTCACTTATGGAGTATGTTTTCATCATGTATCTCCAGTCTCAAATGTATTTTGTTCTTGACTTAGAGTTAACTTTAAGTAATATCATATGTTTTGTAAAGTCGGCGTTACAGATTAAATATGAACTGGAAGAGAGGTTATACAATGATAAAAGTTAATGCACGCGCTACATTCAGTCAGGAAGGTCCGTTCAAGCTAACCACCATTGAGCGCCGGAATCTTCAGCCGCATGATGTTCTTATTGAGATTAAATACGCCGGGATCTGCCACTCGGACATTCATACCGCCCGCGGGGAGTGGGGGCCGGTCAAATATCCACTCGTTCCAGGGCATGAGATCGCCGGAATTGTTAGCCAGGTCGGTTCCGAAGTGACAAAGTATTCCGTTGGTGACCGGGTAGGGGTAGGATGTCTGGTTGACTCCTGTGGAGAATGCAGTAATTGCCAAAAAGGAGAGGAACAGTATTGCCTGGGTGGAAGTACGGCCACCTATGGAGCGATTGACCGGTACGGGCACTATACACAAGGCGGGTATTCCACCCACATCGTTGTAACAGAAGACTTCGTGGTCCGGATTCCTGACGCTATTCCGCTTGACGCCGCTGCACCACTTTTGTGTGCCGGAATCACAACTTATTCACCGCTGCGCCATTGGGGAGCCGCTCCAGGCAAAAAAGTAGCTGTGGTAGGTCTTGGAGGACTTGGACATATGGCTGTGAAGATTGCTCATGCCATGGGAGCTGAGGTTACTGTTCTATCACAGTCGCTGAAGAAGAAGGAAGACGGTTTGCAATTAGGTGCGGATCATTATTATGCGACAAGCGATCCGGAGACATTCAAGCAGCTTGCCGGTTCGTTCGACCTGATCATAAATACGGTAAGCGCGCAGATTAATATCGATGCCTATCTTTCGCTCTTGGCGCTGGATGGTACATTAGTCAATGTAGGTGCGCCCGCTGATCCATTGGCAGTTAACGTATTCTCGCTGATTGGTCACCGCCGCTCGTTCGCCGGATCGATGATTGGTGGAATCCGTGAAACGCAGGAAATGCTTGATTTCTGCGCTGAACACAATATTGCTTCTGAGATCGAGGTTATTTCTGCCGACCGGATCGATGAAGCCTGGGAGCGCGTACTCGCTTCAGATGTCCGTTACCGGTTCGTAATCGATATCAGCACGATGGGGAATGAATAAGGTGTCGCTCATCGAGAAAAGAGCGCTCATGAAGCTGTATCACGAGTTTTATAAGATGAAGTGTTAAGGGATAGCAAGAGACTTGTCAGATGGCAAGTCTCTTTTCATTTCACACCCTTTGATAGAATGTGCGTTATATTTTTGCTGAGTCATACCATCCATGTTCACTACATACATATGTAGTTAGACTTTGAAGGTGAATTCACGAATGTCGTTCTAAGGGGATTGGAAGGATGATTAAAGCGATCGTTGGCTCGAATCAGTATCGAGAAACCGATAAGATCCGTGTAACCATCTGGAACGAATATGTAAGCGAGAAGACAAAGGCTGAGGTCGCTGCCGTCTATCCTCATGGTATTCATCATGCACTTGCCGAAGGTTTGGCCCCTTATGGCTTTCTTATTCGTACGGCAAAGGATGAGATTGTTGAGCGTGTGTACCAAAGGGTGCTTGAAGGAATGGGGCTCATCGTCCTGCACTCCGGGCATTTCTCCAAGCTGTTTCGATTTTCAGCCTGGTCATGAGTCTTATCCCACCTATTATAATGAGCAGATTGTGGTCGTTGTTGCCAATGCGGTCAAATGGGCGGCATTAGCGCATGGGGCAGCGCCTGTATTTGGATTTACTCCCAAGCAATTTTAAAAGTGATAGGGGGTGTCGTGTGATGCGTCATATTCCTTATTGCCCGCTGCCGCCTCCTACCCGAGAGAATACCTGGATACCGGTTGCATCCTTAGACGAAATGGCTTCTAAAGAATACGATGTACTCGTGGTTGGGACCGGTGCCGGTGGAGGGGCTGCCCTCTGGAGATTGTGCGAACAGTTGCAGAAGACGGAGAAACGGATCGGTGTTGTCGAACGGGGGAGCCTGCTGCTGCCCACAAATGCTTTCAACATTCCGACGGGAACAACAGCTGGCAGTCTATACAACAACCCGCAGATCGGCATTCGATTGGGCGACGCGCTTCCTCAATTTCCGGGGACCCGTCTGGTCTATGCGCTCGGCGGCCGTACGTTGTTCTGGGGGGCGGTTTGTCCGCGTATTCCTTCTGCTTAATTCGGGGATTCCCGGAAGAGCGATCGGACACTACCTCACCAACCACTCCATCGTCAGGGGAATCGGTCAAATCAGCAGTACGGATTTACCGGAAATATTGGGTATGTAAGTGGGATGACAATGTTATGCTCACATTGGGTAAGGTGCAGTCCCGGTATGAGAACCGAGTATTTCTCGATCCGAACCGGCGGGACGTATACGGATTGCCCAAGCTGCAAGTTCAATTCAGCTACAGTCCCGAGGATTGGGCGATCATAGAGGAATCTGCGGCAGTCCTTCGAAATGTAGCCTCGCTAATAGGCTTGAAGCTGGAGGTATCCGCCGAAGGGTCAGATGTTTGTTTGTTCCTGCCCGGGGCGGATAATCACGAATCGGGAACTTGCCGGATGGGAACGGACCCCTGGACCTCTGTCACAAACCCGATAGGCTCCGTACACGGAATAACCGGATTATATATTACGGATAACAGCGTGCTGCCCAGTATGGGTGCGGTTAATCCGACGCTGTCCACCGTGGCTTTAGCGATTCGGACGGCGGATTATATAGCAAGCGAATGCAGATAAGGATTATTCGTGTGTTTCTGGCGGTGCAGTGTAAGCGTCATTTTAAAATACGGATGAGGGCCGTATCATGAGTTTTATAATGGCGATTACTTCTTCATTGAAGCTGTGCTCAGGCTGCTCGGCAAGGAACAACGCAAATATTGGCTGAACACGATAGTTAATGAAATACACAAGGCGACGGTGGCGAGCAGTTTGCCGTATAGAGTTCCCTTGTTAACAGTATCGCCAATTTTCATGATGACTCCTTGCGGATTGTCAAAGTAAGGTCAGCCGGACCATGTCCTGACAATTCGCATTTCATTGAGTGTAAGACTCTTAGCAATTTTACCACTACTCGGATGAGTATAAGAAGCCTACCTGTTAAAAATCCTTGGCATTCGGCCTCGCTTCTGAACGGATTAAGAGGGCAACGAGACACACAAAAGCTTCAGGATCTAATGACCCAGGACTTATCCTACAGATTGCCCAAAATTTCAGGCTACACTATATAGTTCGATATTCATAAATTATGATGTTCTACTCCAATATATTGTTACTATGGATTCATTTCACGTGAAAATAATTAATTTTTTTTTGTAGCTACCGTAATATTCTTTAGGGTTGTATACAACCCTTGGGAAGCCACACCATACTGAGCTCCTGTGATAATAAGACATAAAGGTACATACTCAATGTTTGCAGCAAGTCCATAATCGGCGTCAATGCTTCACTTGTGGCGATTCACCCTGCCGGAAATCACCGATAATGCGATGACCGTAGACCTAGTATTTTGACCGAATCCACTCTTCGGGATAAGTCCTTGCTCTGAAACGGCACCGTTTAACAGAAAATCAATCCTCAGATTTTAATTGGTCAAGCTATTAGTTCCATCGCAGTCCGGTAGATCGTTAGCGAGCTAAGCTAGTCAACAGAGAAAGAATGAGGAGGTGGCTCCACAGTGTCGGTTAACGAATACGAAAGCTTTATCGGTAAACGTTTAGGGAGCAATATTTATGGCAGCAACGGAACATTATTAATTGCCAAGAATACGATTTTGCGTAAGAGCCATATTGAGAAGCTGGCCAATTTTAAAATCAATCTGGGTAATGTGGAAGCCGCAGTCATTGAGGGTCCCGATGGGCAGCAAGCTCCTTCGGACAATAACCTTCCTGCAGTGGGCTTATCCCTACGACGCTCCTCTATCGAAAATCGCAAAAAGGTTAAGCGGACAGAGATGCATCTGCATGAAATTGATGATCTCGTAAGGGATAATGGCGTGGTCCCTATTGCCGATCTCGAAGAGAAAATACTTCCTTTTATTAATGAAACTGCGAAGAGATACAATCTATTCGAAGTATTCACCGAGCTTAGAGAACAAGGTGATTTTCGT includes these proteins:
- the ltrA gene encoding group II intron reverse transcriptase/maturase; amino-acid sequence: MKAEYRKGCPQRDSVEHEEYAGVRSAGAREGKERDGANDLMERILDRDNLNRAYKQVKSNHGAPGIDGMTVEAALPWLRENRDELLQSIREGKYKPSPVRRKEIPKPDGSGVRKLGIPTVVDRVIQQAISQQLQPLFEPLFSDGSYGYRRGRSAQQAIRKVKTYAEQGYGQAVEIDLSKYFDTLNHELLLNLLRKQIEDKRVIDLIKKYLKSGVMENGVRRATEEGSPQGGPLSPLLSNVYLNEFDQEMESRGVRVIRYADDIVVLAKSKRAAMRLLESSRTYLEQKLKLQMNPQKSKVVSVVAQKHFKFLGYALGKNGNGVYIRTHPQSLAKAKRKLKELTNRRQGRSAREVMENVKVYIRGWLGHFYVADMKRILQNWNEWLRRRMRMYIWKQWKKPRTKVQNLRKLGIPEWQAYQWGNTRRGYWRIARSAVLNRSVTNERLVQAGYYDFPAQYERLRQLHSNG
- a CDS encoding NAD(P)-dependent alcohol dehydrogenase; amino-acid sequence: MIKVNARATFSQEGPFKLTTIERRNLQPHDVLIEIKYAGICHSDIHTARGEWGPVKYPLVPGHEIAGIVSQVGSEVTKYSVGDRVGVGCLVDSCGECSNCQKGEEQYCLGGSTATYGAIDRYGHYTQGGYSTHIVVTEDFVVRIPDAIPLDAAAPLLCAGITTYSPLRHWGAAPGKKVAVVGLGGLGHMAVKIAHAMGAEVTVLSQSLKKKEDGLQLGADHYYATSDPETFKQLAGSFDLIINTVSAQINIDAYLSLLALDGTLVNVGAPADPLAVNVFSLIGHRRSFAGSMIGGIRETQEMLDFCAEHNIASEIEVISADRIDEAWERVLASDVRYRFVIDISTMGNE
- a CDS encoding GMC oxidoreductase; translation: MLTLGKVQSRYENRVFLDPNRRDVYGLPKLQVQFSYSPEDWAIIEESAAVLRNVASLIGLKLEVSAEGSDVCLFLPGADNHESGTCRMGTDPWTSVTNPIGSVHGITGLYITDNSVLPSMGAVNPTLSTVALAIRTADYIASECR